The following proteins are encoded in a genomic region of Thermococcus henrietii:
- a CDS encoding protein kinase domain-containing protein, which yields MNSTKSKTCCIPWENTLEVISVLVILLLALLNANFALGQPAYEFWKEIPLPSLQERLTYHYDYNNGFILIGSNRTVMLYSEKGTKLLDIDLPPNDNGHIISVGLSPDGKYFAVGTDDHGLYVIDSKGKVLWRSHEPNQWVSAIAIDHGLIAIGNGNTLELWNVSGSLLWAQEVGSWIYDVKFMYWTGQTYIIVGTWGIGKGYNTNLLAFDISGNIKWKTKLENGNVESLAVNDATGMIGAVVMSQGNSGSWYCNIYVLSFGGAILHRINWTTNLHTSKIAFREDGAYLGVPGYFGRMAEVDVSSGKVIPTKILASNVLYFSGSMVVTSEKDTVYIYRTSLGQNSTETYSYTPWSLRFNYTPRAVAVSDNGCSVVGTEMPDGSVYYVLNGKILWSHPLSSSVYDVAITANGSRVYAVGGDVRAFSRNGTLLWRYDVSTTVTSVDSTPNGKYVVAGAIGGVYLFNFKGDPLWKVPLTAEDTITVHVAVSNDGNVVATVTTRNGGYVWYIENGRVVWKKHVTDDMLLSADISPDSNYIAVGGSDGRVYVLNNKGELVKESIVGTVRAVEFFKQGNRLYLAVRANGVKVFTVPNLRKILTIPAEEYPSSPSRPMDVSNDGSYILLADSDGTVSFRSLPDLREGTLIITSTPSNAQILLNGTYLGTTPMKITVKPGKYVLVIMKTGYKNHTEVLDVESNSVITRNVTLTPLVGYVTVTSTPEDAKVYIDGRYVGMTPLENYSIPSGTHEIILRKSGYKEYTKKVLITAGEGVTLSVALVMATPSLQSQTSTNTSSSHVLATMTSSKAIPTKETTSITVGSYSKRDRNTSPNSYALILFLSLVVLGGVTVGAWRVKSRKKKHTQGTSIVGFPLELLDKYEPLEFLGEGGFAKVFKVRRKSDGKIIALKVSRLDEKAKRFFLKEVKAWRLLDHPNIVTLYDAYAEPLPHLELEFVDGVKLNGETIRDLGRYPKPVEESEALHFIKGIASGLAHAHSKEVYHRDLKPQNVLITSDLTPKITDWGLAKVGAVSTTATTTKGLTLLYAAPEQLDEGTYGHTDHRTDIYQLGLIFYELLTGKLPYTGTTPAVVMARVINPAVKPKPPSHYNKALAKYDGIFEKLLAKNKEDRYQSVEEFLADLELIEKIEEERRTLEREIEKTKTTMSLTTNSKELKKLMRQLVEQLSRNAILHAQLNDKAGLINALEDLKAFSKEHRDELESAIDQFKMMMQESVPISKSTLDELKVLLHKVQREVE from the coding sequence ATGAACTCCACCAAGAGTAAAACATGCTGTATACCTTGGGAAAACACATTGGAAGTTATATCCGTCCTTGTTATCCTATTGTTGGCTTTATTGAATGCTAACTTTGCATTAGGACAGCCTGCATACGAATTCTGGAAAGAGATACCCCTCCCAAGCCTCCAAGAGAGACTAACTTATCACTATGATTACAACAATGGTTTCATCCTCATTGGCAGCAACAGAACGGTAATGCTTTACTCAGAAAAAGGCACAAAGTTGCTGGATATTGACTTGCCTCCCAATGACAACGGGCACATAATAAGCGTTGGATTATCACCGGATGGGAAGTACTTCGCAGTTGGAACTGATGACCACGGCCTTTACGTCATCGATTCAAAGGGAAAAGTTCTCTGGAGGAGCCATGAACCTAATCAGTGGGTTAGTGCGATTGCTATTGACCATGGTCTCATCGCGATAGGCAACGGGAACACCCTTGAGCTCTGGAATGTCAGTGGGAGTCTACTCTGGGCTCAAGAAGTTGGTTCTTGGATATACGACGTGAAGTTTATGTACTGGACTGGTCAAACGTACATAATAGTTGGAACGTGGGGAATTGGAAAAGGATACAATACTAATCTTTTAGCGTTTGATATATCGGGTAATATTAAATGGAAAACAAAGCTTGAAAACGGAAACGTGGAGAGCCTTGCCGTGAACGATGCCACTGGGATGATTGGGGCCGTTGTTATGTCTCAAGGTAACTCAGGGAGCTGGTACTGCAATATTTACGTGCTCAGTTTTGGAGGGGCCATTCTACACAGGATAAACTGGACGACTAACCTACACACCAGTAAGATAGCATTTCGCGAAGATGGAGCCTACCTCGGGGTGCCCGGTTACTTCGGTAGAATGGCAGAGGTTGATGTTTCCAGCGGGAAAGTGATTCCCACTAAGATTCTAGCCTCAAATGTTCTTTATTTCTCGGGTTCAATGGTTGTTACCTCAGAAAAAGATACGGTATACATCTACAGGACTTCACTTGGTCAGAACTCAACGGAAACTTACTCCTACACCCCTTGGAGCCTGCGGTTTAACTATACTCCAAGAGCCGTTGCGGTATCCGACAACGGCTGTTCCGTGGTCGGTACAGAAATGCCAGATGGAAGCGTCTACTATGTGCTTAATGGGAAAATACTGTGGAGCCACCCGCTGTCGTCAAGTGTTTACGACGTCGCGATAACCGCCAACGGGTCGAGAGTCTACGCAGTAGGTGGAGATGTCCGAGCGTTTTCACGGAACGGAACACTTCTCTGGAGATACGACGTGTCGACAACAGTCACGAGCGTTGATTCAACGCCCAATGGAAAGTATGTAGTGGCAGGAGCGATTGGTGGGGTGTACCTCTTTAATTTCAAGGGGGACCCTCTGTGGAAGGTACCCCTAACTGCAGAGGACACGATAACAGTCCACGTCGCCGTAAGCAACGACGGGAATGTTGTGGCAACAGTAACTACGAGAAATGGCGGGTATGTTTGGTACATTGAAAATGGTCGCGTTGTGTGGAAAAAACACGTAACCGATGACATGTTATTAAGCGCCGACATTTCCCCAGACTCAAACTACATTGCAGTTGGAGGAAGTGACGGGAGGGTATACGTCCTCAATAATAAGGGGGAGCTCGTAAAAGAGTCGATTGTAGGAACGGTTAGAGCGGTTGAATTTTTCAAACAGGGAAACCGGCTTTACCTAGCAGTAAGGGCGAACGGAGTTAAAGTATTCACTGTTCCCAATCTCAGAAAAATCCTGACAATACCTGCCGAGGAGTACCCCTCCTCACCATCAAGACCTATGGACGTGTCCAATGACGGAAGTTATATACTTCTCGCTGACAGTGATGGTACCGTCAGCTTCCGGAGTTTACCTGACCTTAGAGAAGGTACTCTAATAATAACCTCAACGCCTTCCAATGCGCAGATACTTCTCAATGGAACGTACCTGGGAACAACTCCGATGAAAATAACAGTCAAACCTGGTAAATACGTTCTCGTGATTATGAAAACTGGATACAAGAACCATACTGAAGTCTTAGACGTGGAGTCCAATAGTGTTATTACAAGGAACGTGACTCTCACTCCCCTTGTAGGATATGTAACAGTTACATCAACACCAGAGGACGCCAAAGTTTACATTGATGGAAGATACGTGGGCATGACGCCACTAGAGAATTACAGTATACCCAGTGGAACCCATGAGATAATACTTAGAAAGAGTGGGTATAAGGAGTACACAAAAAAGGTACTCATTACAGCTGGAGAGGGAGTAACTCTATCCGTAGCTCTCGTCATGGCAACTCCTTCCCTACAATCCCAAACATCAACAAACACCAGCTCATCCCATGTATTGGCAACAATGACTTCATCAAAGGCCATTCCGACAAAAGAGACAACCTCCATAACCGTGGGTTCCTATTCAAAAAGAGACAGGAACACATCCCCAAACTCATACGCACTCATTCTGTTTCTAAGTTTGGTGGTCCTTGGTGGAGTTACCGTTGGAGCATGGCGCGTGAAGTCTCGGAAGAAAAAGCACACACAGGGGACATCTATTGTGGGATTTCCATTGGAGCTCCTCGACAAGTATGAACCCCTCGAGTTCCTCGGTGAGGGCGGCTTCGCCAAAGTCTTCAAGGTTAGAAGGAAATCCGACGGGAAAATCATAGCCCTTAAGGTTTCCCGCCTCGACGAGAAGGCAAAGCGTTTCTTCCTCAAGGAGGTTAAGGCTTGGCGTCTGCTTGACCACCCAAACATCGTCACGCTCTACGACGCCTACGCTGAACCGTTGCCTCATCTCGAGCTGGAGTTTGTGGACGGGGTAAAACTCAATGGCGAAACCATTAGAGACCTTGGAAGATACCCGAAGCCAGTTGAGGAAAGTGAGGCACTCCACTTTATCAAAGGTATCGCCAGTGGTTTAGCTCACGCGCACTCCAAGGAGGTCTATCACCGCGACCTTAAGCCCCAGAACGTCCTCATAACAAGCGATTTAACGCCGAAAATAACCGACTGGGGATTGGCCAAGGTTGGAGCCGTATCAACAACTGCTACAACCACTAAGGGACTAACGCTTCTCTACGCCGCGCCAGAACAGCTTGACGAAGGAACATATGGGCATACCGACCACAGAACGGATATTTATCAGCTCGGACTGATATTCTACGAACTTTTAACCGGAAAGCTTCCCTACACAGGAACCACCCCCGCGGTGGTCATGGCTAGGGTGATAAATCCAGCGGTGAAGCCCAAGCCACCGAGTCACTACAACAAAGCTTTGGCGAAGTACGATGGAATCTTCGAGAAGCTCCTCGCTAAGAACAAGGAGGACCGCTACCAGTCCGTTGAGGAGTTTTTAGCGGATTTGGAGCTCATAGAAAAGATAGAAGAGGAGAGAAGGACCCTTGAGAGGGAGATAGAAAAGACGAAGACCACCATGAGTCTCACAACAAATAGCAAGGAACTCAAAAAGCTCATGCGCCAGCTTGTTGAACAGCTGAGCAGAAATGCCATACTACATGCCCAGCTCAACGACAAAGCTGGACTCATCAACGCGCTTGAGGATTTGAAGGCGTTCTCGAAGGAACATAGAGATGAGCTTGAAAGTGCAATAGACCAGTTCAAGATGATGATGCAGGAGAGCGTGCCAATAAGCAAGTCCACGCTGGACGAGCTGAAGGTCCTCCTGCACAAGGTTCAGAGGGAAGTTGAATGA
- a CDS encoding serine/threonine protein kinase yields MSRNPSLLLLPVVFLIILPYVSATTIGIDLSHGENPNGLTSVVYKNQTLAPGIVEILTQYNFVYFGNESYQDELGIRWLGRSITPGLLENVDVLILGQPTANLSSAEISAIREWFYSGGKVLWVAGDSDYGNGAKTQEIVNGLLKALGAPLRLDLCSVEDPVSNAGGKAYRLIAYDRPSNDTPYRLLLIQGVAHGILAHGPGPVALFANGTWKPLRDGNKPSGVYIILRTSKNAQIVENSAPSAKAYKAGEKGEFPIVVAWVWNSGNKRSVLVVSGETPVGGYIPMWVSQYYGIKLDGPTFVSNVIHWGITVASGSLGASGPSSSTSAQEVSNNPLAQPPSSLPETGTTGKGPSSQVSYLAIGGILVFLFVGLVFLKSRSGSENRGNRTIPGFPPGLLDRYEPLAFLGEGGFAKVFKVKRKKDGKTVALKVPHLTDKSRKSFIREVQAWNMLEHPNIVKLYRAEEEPVPYLEMEFVEGAEVDGKLVRTLEELPKPVDETTALELIRGIAEGLEHAHSKGIIHRDLKPGNILLKADLTPKITDWGLAKIGTHSTTTTSGVTVLYAAPEQLDPETYGRTDHRTDIYQLGLIFYELLTGKLPYGGKGPASVIAKILNPETKPKPPSAVRPELAKYDGLFEKLLAKRKEDRYGSVEEFLEDLKLLEKLEGERTDLRGQIEELKKTIQVTTDRSEVQRLVRKLVEGLGRNAVLSARLNDKAGLISALEELKEFTREERGEVERAIETVELLLREGLPISRELVERVEVLVDRIKREVER; encoded by the coding sequence ATGAGCAGAAATCCATCTCTCCTGTTGCTCCCCGTGGTTTTCTTAATTATATTGCCGTACGTCAGTGCAACAACGATTGGGATAGACCTCTCTCACGGCGAGAACCCAAACGGCCTCACGTCAGTGGTCTACAAAAATCAGACGCTCGCTCCAGGAATAGTTGAAATCTTAACCCAATATAACTTCGTCTACTTTGGGAATGAGAGTTACCAGGATGAGCTGGGAATTCGCTGGCTGGGCAGGTCAATAACTCCGGGCCTGCTGGAAAACGTTGACGTCCTCATACTCGGCCAGCCAACGGCAAACCTCTCAAGCGCCGAAATCTCAGCCATAAGGGAGTGGTTCTACTCCGGAGGGAAGGTTCTGTGGGTTGCCGGTGATTCGGACTATGGAAACGGTGCCAAGACCCAAGAGATAGTGAACGGCCTGCTCAAAGCCCTTGGAGCGCCCCTACGCCTTGACCTGTGCTCCGTTGAGGACCCCGTGAGCAACGCCGGCGGGAAGGCATACCGCCTCATAGCCTACGACAGACCGAGCAATGATACCCCCTACCGCCTGCTTTTGATTCAGGGAGTAGCTCATGGCATCCTCGCGCACGGGCCCGGGCCGGTGGCGCTCTTCGCAAACGGCACTTGGAAGCCCCTGAGGGATGGGAACAAGCCTTCGGGAGTTTACATCATACTCAGGACGAGCAAAAATGCCCAAATCGTTGAGAACAGCGCACCCTCTGCAAAGGCTTACAAGGCCGGAGAAAAGGGTGAATTCCCGATAGTGGTGGCATGGGTATGGAATTCGGGCAACAAAAGGAGTGTTCTGGTAGTCAGCGGCGAGACGCCCGTTGGAGGCTACATTCCAATGTGGGTTAGTCAGTATTACGGCATCAAGCTCGACGGGCCAACCTTTGTCTCGAACGTAATCCACTGGGGAATCACCGTTGCGTCTGGATCCCTTGGGGCTTCAGGTCCGAGCTCATCGACGTCCGCACAGGAAGTATCAAACAACCCTCTTGCCCAACCTCCGAGCTCCCTGCCAGAGACAGGAACGACAGGAAAGGGCCCGTCTTCACAAGTCTCCTACCTCGCAATTGGAGGTATTCTAGTATTCCTCTTCGTTGGACTTGTCTTCCTGAAGAGCAGGAGCGGAAGTGAGAATAGGGGCAACCGCACCATCCCCGGCTTTCCTCCTGGGCTCTTGGACAGGTACGAGCCACTCGCGTTCCTTGGCGAGGGCGGCTTCGCCAAGGTCTTCAAGGTCAAACGCAAAAAGGACGGCAAAACAGTCGCCCTAAAAGTCCCGCATCTAACAGATAAGTCAAGAAAATCCTTCATTAGGGAAGTTCAGGCCTGGAACATGCTGGAGCATCCAAACATAGTAAAGCTCTACCGTGCAGAGGAGGAGCCAGTACCATACCTCGAGATGGAGTTCGTCGAAGGGGCTGAGGTTGATGGGAAGCTCGTTAGAACTCTTGAGGAACTGCCAAAGCCCGTTGATGAGACCACTGCTTTAGAACTCATCAGAGGCATCGCAGAGGGATTGGAGCACGCGCACTCGAAGGGTATAATCCACAGGGACTTAAAACCCGGAAACATCCTCCTGAAGGCTGACTTAACGCCAAAGATAACCGACTGGGGACTCGCGAAAATAGGAACACATTCAACGACCACCACCTCGGGGGTAACGGTTCTCTACGCCGCGCCGGAGCAGCTTGACCCCGAAACCTACGGGCGCACCGACCACAGGACGGACATCTACCAGCTCGGCCTAATCTTCTATGAACTCCTGACAGGAAAACTGCCCTACGGAGGGAAGGGCCCCGCAAGTGTAATCGCAAAGATTCTCAACCCAGAAACCAAGCCAAAACCGCCGAGTGCCGTTAGGCCAGAGCTTGCGAAGTACGATGGGCTCTTCGAGAAGCTGCTGGCGAAGAGGAAGGAAGACCGCTACGGAAGCGTTGAGGAGTTTCTGGAAGACCTTAAGCTCTTGGAGAAGCTTGAAGGAGAAAGGACCGACCTCAGAGGGCAGATTGAGGAGCTCAAGAAAACCATCCAAGTAACGACGGACAGGTCGGAGGTTCAGAGGCTCGTCAGGAAACTCGTTGAAGGACTTGGGAGGAACGCGGTCCTTTCGGCGAGGCTCAACGACAAGGCAGGCCTGATTAGTGCGCTTGAGGAGCTCAAGGAGTTCACTCGGGAAGAAAGGGGAGAGGTTGAGCGGGCGATTGAAACCGTCGAGCTCCTCCTGAGGGAGGGCCTGCCGATTTCCCGGGAACTCGTTGAGAGAGTGGAAGTCCTTGTTGATAGGATTAAACGGGAGGTGGAGAGATGA
- a CDS encoding PP2C family protein-serine/threonine phosphatase, with amino-acid sequence MRLILPENPCVDFSGAGTDFVYGITHIGGRKHNEDGLLIMKLPDGYLLAVADGLGGHNAGEVASRLALETLAGVFGEEYVEGLEEDLLAILLRKTHEVAHSVVRERAKGPLEGMGTTLVSAVVRGRTVIVANTGDSRAYLVSRGRLVARTLDHSPLQELVLMGQVSEEEAMYHPLRNRVSSAIGRRLMVDLYRWEAGPGHVLLLSTDGLHDYVPKEEILRALTPGKTARDLAKTLVERALPATEDNVTVVVWRW; translated from the coding sequence ATGAGGCTAATACTGCCCGAAAATCCATGCGTGGACTTCAGCGGGGCCGGAACTGACTTCGTTTACGGGATAACCCACATTGGAGGACGAAAGCACAACGAGGACGGCCTGCTCATCATGAAGCTCCCCGACGGATACCTACTTGCCGTTGCGGACGGACTGGGCGGCCACAACGCCGGGGAAGTCGCTTCTAGGCTGGCCCTGGAAACCCTTGCGGGGGTCTTTGGGGAGGAGTACGTTGAAGGCCTTGAAGAAGACCTTCTCGCGATTCTCCTGAGGAAGACCCACGAAGTTGCCCACTCCGTTGTTAGGGAGCGCGCAAAGGGGCCGCTTGAAGGGATGGGGACGACCCTCGTCTCGGCCGTGGTTAGGGGAAGGACTGTTATCGTTGCCAACACCGGCGACAGCAGGGCGTACCTGGTTTCCAGGGGGAGGCTCGTCGCGAGGACGCTCGACCATTCACCACTTCAGGAGCTCGTCCTTATGGGGCAGGTAAGCGAGGAGGAAGCCATGTACCATCCACTCAGGAACAGGGTGAGTTCTGCAATTGGGCGGCGTCTGATGGTTGACCTCTACCGCTGGGAAGCCGGACCCGGCCACGTTCTCCTGCTCAGCACGGACGGCCTTCACGACTACGTTCCAAAGGAGGAAATCCTGCGGGCGCTCACCCCGGGGAAAACGGCACGTGACCTCGCCAAAACCCTCGTGGAAAGGGCCCTGCCTGCCACTGAAGACAACGTCACGGTGGTGGTGTGGAGATGGTGA
- a CDS encoding serine/threonine-protein kinase, producing the protein MVTKNMGSLVVIALLLVAILASSTPAAASKSTPVVNIDTTAPGVSVYLDGKYVGVTPIHGLEVSEGIHTIRLEKNMYGTVIVLFNAVPGRNITLNVPMVFNFKVGENPILNVKTSPPGAEIELNGVIIGTSPVYNYTLLPDMKYQLQINLRGYNPENLTLNPDMHTLYYVYITLTRELTTNSPGSPEETSITSKLLGLALLIAVGVVAVAIGRKRHRKEKRPPSPRQPKESVSKPLEGFPQELLNRYEPLEFLGEGGFAKVFKVKRKKDGKTVALKVPRIDEKTSKTFLREVSTWFQLNHPNVVKLYDADILPVPHLEMEFVEGAEVGEKLVRTLEELPKPVDEETALRLIKGIAEGLKHAHSKGIVHRDLKPGNILLKADLTPKITDWGLAKIGTMSSGRSVMGYTPLYAAPEHLMPSRFGSTDTRTDIWQLGTIFYELLTGRVPFEGYTYEEVFGKITDENYRHKPPSDFNLALAKYDGLFEKLLAKRKENRYGSVEEFLMDLEKLEESEKRKQELESQVEELKKTLARSVEALKKSKTAEEIRENSRLVVQTLSKLALAYAELNRKAELLNTLSDLKFYTTQHREELGRAIEALELMIRENLPVREDFIERLKVLLHKIERENGV; encoded by the coding sequence ATGGTGACTAAGAACATGGGGAGTCTCGTAGTGATAGCCCTGCTCCTCGTGGCAATTTTGGCGTCCTCTACACCGGCCGCGGCCAGCAAAAGCACCCCGGTGGTTAACATCGACACAACGGCTCCGGGAGTTAGCGTTTACCTCGATGGTAAATACGTCGGAGTGACTCCTATACACGGGCTTGAGGTCTCGGAGGGAATTCATACAATTCGACTCGAAAAAAACATGTATGGAACAGTCATTGTTCTCTTCAATGCGGTCCCCGGCAGAAACATTACACTAAACGTCCCTATGGTGTTCAATTTTAAGGTTGGAGAAAATCCCATTCTTAACGTGAAAACAAGCCCTCCCGGTGCGGAAATAGAGCTGAACGGTGTTATCATAGGCACGAGTCCAGTATACAACTATACACTCCTTCCAGACATGAAATACCAACTCCAGATTAACCTGAGAGGGTACAATCCAGAGAACCTCACACTGAACCCAGATATGCACACTTTGTACTACGTCTATATCACGCTGACTCGGGAACTCACAACGAATTCCCCGGGCTCCCCTGAAGAAACCTCTATCACTTCAAAGCTGTTGGGTCTGGCTCTTCTGATTGCAGTTGGGGTTGTAGCGGTTGCCATAGGCCGTAAAAGGCACAGAAAAGAAAAGAGGCCTCCCTCCCCACGGCAACCCAAAGAAAGCGTATCCAAGCCCTTGGAAGGCTTCCCCCAGGAGCTCCTAAACAGATATGAGCCACTCGAGTTCCTTGGCGAGGGCGGCTTCGCCAAGGTCTTCAAGGTCAAACGCAAAAAGGACGGCAAAACAGTCGCCCTAAAGGTCCCAAGAATCGACGAGAAAACCAGTAAAACCTTCCTCCGCGAGGTTTCAACGTGGTTCCAGCTCAATCATCCCAACGTCGTCAAGCTCTACGACGCGGACATTTTACCAGTTCCTCACCTTGAGATGGAGTTCGTTGAAGGAGCCGAAGTTGGCGAAAAGCTCGTTAGAACACTTGAAGAACTGCCTAAGCCCGTTGATGAGGAAACCGCACTGAGACTCATAAAGGGCATTGCGGAAGGCCTAAAACACGCCCACTCGAAAGGCATCGTTCACCGCGACTTAAAGCCTGGAAACATCCTCCTGAAGGCTGACTTAACGCCAAAGATAACCGACTGGGGACTCGCAAAAATCGGAACGATGAGCTCGGGAAGGAGCGTGATGGGCTACACCCCACTCTACGCAGCCCCCGAACACCTTATGCCCAGCAGGTTCGGAAGCACCGACACCAGAACAGACATTTGGCAACTGGGAACGATTTTCTACGAGCTTCTCACAGGTAGGGTTCCCTTCGAGGGCTACACATACGAGGAGGTCTTCGGCAAGATAACCGACGAAAACTACCGCCATAAGCCGCCCTCCGACTTCAACCTCGCATTGGCAAAGTACGATGGGCTCTTCGAGAAGTTGCTGGCGAAGAGGAAGGAAAACCGGTACGGAAGCGTTGAAGAATTCCTGATGGACCTTGAGAAGCTCGAAGAAAGCGAGAAGCGGAAGCAGGAGCTCGAGTCCCAAGTTGAGGAGCTGAAGAAAACGCTCGCAAGAAGCGTGGAAGCCCTGAAGAAGAGCAAGACAGCTGAGGAAATCAGAGAGAACAGCCGGCTCGTTGTCCAGACTCTCTCAAAGCTTGCCCTGGCTTACGCGGAGCTCAACAGGAAGGCGGAGCTTCTCAACACCCTAAGCGACCTGAAGTTCTATACAACCCAGCACAGGGAAGAACTCGGAAGGGCAATTGAAGCCCTTGAGCTCATGATTAGAGAAAACCTGCCCGTAAGAGAGGACTTCATTGAAAGGCTCAAGGTGCTTCTTCACAAGATAGAGCGCGAAAACGGGGTGTGA
- a CDS encoding amidohydrolase family protein gives MFALVGKLVDYRSVRDGAVIVEDNVIRAVVPVGELGEWGVDGVYGGENYLVIPGLINAHTHVAMARFRSLGEDLPTEEWLEKIIWPMELEWTRKEIREWAEIGLREALMNGSTTVNDHYFFADEIAKVAERLGVRAFIGQTVMDEVDFPLASPEEGFRFFKRWRNRSELVTPTLAPHATNTVSLELMKELAELSRETGARVHVHLAQSRAEVSEVRRRYGLSPVGLLERAGLLNESLIGVHGVYLSDSDFERLAKAGSTLVHCPTSNVKLEARTVNLRTLLDLGLNVALGNDSPNPTGTLDPFLEMRAAGIVANLTARKAHAVPARELFGMATVGGARALGLKAGLIEPGYLADLVLVNADKPWFRPLENVYSLLVYSARGSDVEKVVVNGKVAWAKPS, from the coding sequence ATGTTCGCGCTGGTCGGAAAGCTCGTTGATTACCGCTCCGTTCGAGATGGGGCCGTCATCGTTGAGGATAACGTCATTCGGGCCGTCGTTCCGGTGGGGGAACTGGGGGAGTGGGGCGTTGACGGAGTTTACGGCGGGGAGAACTACCTCGTGATTCCCGGCCTAATTAACGCCCACACCCACGTGGCGATGGCGCGCTTTAGGAGTCTCGGCGAGGACCTACCGACGGAGGAGTGGCTTGAGAAAATCATCTGGCCGATGGAGCTGGAATGGACGCGGAAGGAAATCCGCGAGTGGGCTGAAATCGGCCTTAGAGAAGCCCTGATGAACGGCTCGACGACGGTAAACGACCACTACTTCTTCGCGGACGAGATAGCGAAGGTCGCCGAAAGGCTTGGCGTAAGGGCCTTCATCGGCCAGACGGTTATGGACGAGGTCGATTTCCCTCTCGCGAGTCCTGAGGAAGGCTTCCGGTTCTTCAAACGCTGGCGGAACCGGAGCGAGCTTGTAACGCCCACCCTGGCACCACACGCAACGAACACCGTCTCGCTTGAGCTGATGAAAGAACTCGCAGAACTCTCCCGGGAAACCGGCGCAAGGGTTCACGTTCACCTGGCTCAGAGCAGGGCGGAAGTTTCTGAGGTTAGAAGGCGCTATGGCCTTTCGCCCGTTGGCCTCCTCGAAAGGGCCGGGCTTTTGAACGAAAGCCTAATCGGCGTCCACGGCGTTTATCTAAGCGATTCTGACTTCGAGAGGCTAGCCAAGGCCGGCTCGACCCTCGTCCACTGCCCAACGAGCAACGTCAAGCTTGAAGCCCGGACAGTGAACCTAAGGACACTCCTTGACCTCGGCCTCAACGTGGCTCTAGGCAACGACTCGCCGAATCCAACAGGAACCCTTGACCCATTCCTTGAGATGAGGGCAGCTGGAATCGTTGCGAACCTGACGGCCAGAAAGGCGCACGCGGTTCCCGCGAGAGAGCTCTTCGGAATGGCGACAGTTGGAGGCGCAAGGGCCCTTGGATTAAAGGCCGGACTCATTGAGCCCGGCTATCTCGCGGATTTGGTTCTCGTAAACGCAGATAAACCGTGGTTCAGGCCGTTGGAAAACGTTTACTCGCTCCTCGTGTATTCCGCGAGGGGAAGCGACGTGGAAAAGGTTGTGGTAAATGGAAAAGTGGCTTGGGCTAAGCCCTCATAG